DNA sequence from the Papio anubis isolate 15944 chromosome 7, Panubis1.0, whole genome shotgun sequence genome:
aagccaggcgttcaagaccagcctgggcaaaaaagcaagactgtctctacaaaaaaataatgtaaaaaaatttagccggggccgggcgcagtggctcacgcctgtaatcccagcactttgggaggccgagacgggcggatcacgaggtcgggagatcaagaccatcctggctaacacggtgaaaccccgtctctactaaaaaatacaaaaaactagccgggcgaggtggcaggtgcctgtagtcccagctactcgggaggctgaggcaggagaatggcacgaacccgggaggcagagcttgcagtgagctgagatccggccactgcactccagcctgggcgacagagcgagactccgactcaaaaaaaaaaaaaaaaaaaaaaatttagccggacctggtggtgcatgcctgtaatcccagccacttggaaggctggggcgggattgcttgaggccaggagttcggacgctgcagtgagctgtgctcgcgtcattgcactccagcctgtgcaacagatcaagaccacatctctaaaaataaataaaagttacaccaagtgtgcctgcctttactgcctccccttccaccttctccacctctgccacccctgaggcagcaagaccaaccccttttcctcctcctcagcctacccaACTGAAGACCACAAGGGTGCagacctttatgatgattttAACTTTCTGATACAGGtcagaagaaaaaagtttaaaaatatgataatcctcctgggcgtggtggctcatacctgtaatcctagcactttgggaggctgaggtgggtggatcacctgaggtcaagagttcaaaaccagcctggccagcatggtgaacccttgtctctactaaaaatacaaaaattagctgggattacaggtgtgagccatgtcgcctggcctttttttttttttttttttttttttttgatacagcatcttgctgtgtcgcccaggctggagtgcagtggcacgatctcggctcactacaagctccgcctcccaggttcacgccattctcctgcctcagcctcccaattagctgggactacaggcatccgccaccatgcccggataattttttgtaattttagtagagatggggtttcaccgtgttagccaggatggtctggatctcccgacctcgtgatctgcccaccttggcctcccaaaatgttgggattacaggcgtgagccactgcgcccagtctattatttatttatttatttatttatttatttatttatttgagacaaagtctgcctctgttgcccaggctggagtgcaatggcgtgatctcagttcactgcaacctccgcttcccaggttcaagccatcctcccacctcagcctcctgagcagctgggattacagatgcacaccaccatgcttggctactttttgttttttgggttttttgtttttgttttttatgacagagtctcactcggtcacccaggctggagtggagtggcccaatcttggctcactgcaacctccacctcccgggttcaagtgattctcctgcttcagcctcctgagtagctgggattaaaggtatctgccaccacacctggctaattttttgtatttttaatagagacagggtttcaccatgttggccaggctggcctcaaactcctgacctcaggtgatccacccacctcggcctcccaaagtgctgggattacaggcgtcagccatgGAGTCCGGCAACAGCAGGCTATTAATAGTTaaattttgggggagtcaaaagttatatagGGATTTTCGACTGACTGCACAGGGTTTCTCGCCAATAATTCCCATTTGTTCGGGGGTcaacaggttttttgtttgtttgtttgtttttagaatctGTCACACAAGCTGAAGCGTAATGGCATTATgatagctcactgtgaccttgaactcctggactcaagtgatcctcctggctcagcctcccagaacgctgggattacaggcataagccactgctcccagcctctatattaaaaaaaaaattatttcattaataaaattatcCCAACTTTTTAATACTCATGCAAACATATGTATAGAGTTTTTTTGTTGTAAGTTGAACAAGGTTCAATTTGCACATTTGTTTAACCTGAACATACTGTATTACATGTTCTGCAACTTGCTTCTTCCTCCTAACAATAAATCATGGATGTCTGTCTCTTCTTGGTATTCTCATTTGACGATTCTTTGTCCTTGTACCTACGTGATTCTTGGGGCTCCAGCATTCTGCCTGCCTTTCCTCCTCCCGGGGTTTTCCTCCTCCTCGCCGGGCCTCTTAGGTCCCCGGCCGCGGGAGGTCTTCGCCGGTGGGTGGGGTCCAGGGCCGCCTGAGACATGTAGATGAGGTGGGCGGGGCCCTACACAAACCCGCTGGTAGCGCTGGGCCGACGCGCCCAGCCTGGACCCACTCAGTCAGAGGCAGCCAGCGGGACCTGCTTCACCCAGCGCAGCGAAGCCGAGTCCCGGGCTGGCCCCTCTGCTGCCCCCAGAGCGGGCCATGCCGCCGCGGGAGCTGAGCGAGGCCGAGCCGCCCCCACTCCGGACCCCGACCCCTCCCCCGCGGCGGCGTAGCGCGCCCCAAGAGCTGGGCATCAAGTGCGTGCTGGTGGGCGACGGTGCCGTGGGCAAGAGCAGCCTCATCGTCAGCTACACCTGCAATGGGTACCCCGCGCGCTACCGGCCCACTGCGCTGGACACCTTCTCCGGTACGTACGTTCAATCGCCCAGGCGGCCGCGTGGCTGCGGCGGGGCTGTGCACACGGGAGCTGGGGCGGGCGTCGCGGCGGGAGGCGCAGAGGACCCCGGGGAGGAGACTGGAGCAGGCCCCGAGGTGGCGCTGGTGTGGCCCGGGACGCCCTTCCTAACTCAGGctctccccgccccgcccctgcAGTGCAAGTCCTGGTGGATGGAGCCCCGGTGCGCATTGAGCTGTGGGACACAGCCGGACAGGTGAGAAGCTGGGCGCGGCTTCTACTGATCTGCGGGGAGGtgggctggaggctgggaggaccCCACATGGAGCAAGAATGGAGAAAGCCTTGGGCTCTTGGAATCTCAGGTTTCCAGCCCCGGGTGAGAAATGGATTCCCTGTAGCGGGGTGGGGGCTAATCCTTACCAACCTGGCCTTCTCACCCCAGGAGGATTTTGACCGACTTCGTTCCCTTTGCTACCCGGATACCGATGTCTTCCTGGCGTGCTTCAGCGTGGTGCAGCCCAGCTCCTTTCAAAACATCACAGAGAAATGGCTGCCCGAGATCCGCACGCACAACCCCCAGGCGCCTGTTCTGCTGGTGGGCACCCAGGCCGACCTGAGGGACGATGTCAACGTACTGATTCAGCTGGACCAGGGGGGCCGGGAGGGCCCCGTGCCCCAACCCCAGGCTCAGGGTCTGGCCGAGAAGATCCGAGCCTGCTGCTACCTGGAGTGCTCAGCCTTGACGCAGAAGAACCTGAAGGAAGTATTTGACTCGGCCATTCTCAGTGCCATAGAGCACAAAGCCCGGCTGGAGAAGAAACTGAATGCCAAAGGTGTGCGCACCCTCTCCCGCTGCCGCTGGAAGAAGTTCTTCTGCTTCGTTTGAGCagctatggctgcatagtaagtGGTAGGCAGGAGGCCAGAGACTTCTGAGACCCGGGGCACCCGGGCCTTTGCGGGAGCTACTGGCAGGGCCTGGCCACCTCATGGGATTCAGTTCCCTTCCGAACACTCGGGGGACATGGGCCTCTAACTGCCCACTCTGATATGCCTGGGTGAGCCTAGGAGGGAAGGCTCTGATTTGGATTTCTCCAGTCAAAGCTCACAGAAAAAAACCTGGCACTTTGATTTTCATGGGATGGTCCTAACAGGGTCAGTCACCTCCGAGTAGTTTGGGATCCAGTTCCCAGTTTCTTGTCCTGGGCCCTCAGGTCAGCCTGGCTGAATTAGGACCCTTCCTTGGCACAGGGGTGAGAAAGAGCTTGGGGAACACCTGGCATTGTGAAGGGCTGGAAGGGGTTCAACCCTGATTTGGAGAGAAGTTTGGGATGGAGTGGgcgagagactgagagagagagagcaggaaaaAGAGGCCTTGGAGCCTGGAACTGATGGTGGATAAGGGCTGGGCCTGGAAGGAAGATGACAAGGAGTAGGAGAGAGGGAAGTGGAATGGATGAGAGCAGGCTGACACCTGGGCGGCCCTCAACCCCCAAGGCCAGGGAGGGCGGGGCTGGCCCCTGGGAAGAACTGGGTCTCTGGGCTCCCTAGGCACTGCCCAAACTGGCTGGGCCAGGAGTGGGGCAGGAAGTGAGAGTCAAGGCCAAGcaaaaaggagggggaggagcTGCAAATTAGAGCCTGAAGGAGGACGGGGTTGGGGATCATCCCtttcctcaaggtcacacagcctagAAGCTAGAGCAGTGCAGAGTCTGCAAATAAAACCTGAAGTCTGTGAAGCTGTGCGTTGTCTCTGTCATTTCCTGGAGCCCACTGCTCCCTCATAACCCTCCTCAAGGCCCAACTGCCTGGCTAGAGACAGACTGGGGACCAAAAGACTAAAGCTAGATTGAAGGGTGGGGGCTGGACTGGCGATGGGGGCAGTGCGATGGGAACTGGACTGTGGGGGTAGGTGTGGGGCTCCCGGCTTGGGGCTCAGCTGGTTCCCAGGAGAGCTAGCGTGGGAAGCGGCCTGGAAACGGGTTTCCCCAGGTGTCAGCGCCAGAGCTGGTTTCCCATGACCTCACCTGGTGGGTGgagcccctcccctccacccctcctTTCTAGAGCACCATGCTCAGCGCTGGGGCTCAAGGTCAGTCCCCAGCCTTC
Encoded proteins:
- the RHOV gene encoding rho-related GTP-binding protein RhoV, which gives rise to MPPRELSEAEPPPLRTPTPPPRRRSAPQELGIKCVLVGDGAVGKSSLIVSYTCNGYPARYRPTALDTFSVQVLVDGAPVRIELWDTAGQEDFDRLRSLCYPDTDVFLACFSVVQPSSFQNITEKWLPEIRTHNPQAPVLLVGTQADLRDDVNVLIQLDQGGREGPVPQPQAQGLAEKIRACCYLECSALTQKNLKEVFDSAILSAIEHKARLEKKLNAKGVRTLSRCRWKKFFCFV